The following are encoded in a window of Halorarum salinum genomic DNA:
- a CDS encoding methyl-accepting chemotaxis protein has translation MSETDDAPAERGPVDGAEGVHGEHDEPAGDAGGAEGVGGAERLAEAYLDRIEPDDRAERDRAEAAFWRELFDGLVAALPESALVVDDGGTITHWNEAHSEMVGIAEAEAVGNNAHEVLGTEGAEETLAEEVVRVGETIAEDAIREIPASDKALQVYAVPLDAPDGEPVGAFSVAADVTDHVRRQRDLERLQSRVSGAVRERTADLADAVEEVAEFTDDADQFAAEQAERMREVADEMTEQSATVQEIAASAEQVTVASDRTRSLVEDGDEAATEATEAMGSVEGAAEEVAGAVDDLTDRADEVGEVVELIDGIAEQTNMLALNASIEAARAGEAGEGFAVVADEVKSLAEESREHAERIETLVGDMQDRTHETARLLDATTGEVAAAIERIEGVTESLSDVSAAVEETADGAAGVADATDDQAASAEEVAAMVESSVEAIETLEGRLEAVAETAAEGRRQVREVEASVDELREE, from the coding sequence ATGAGCGAGACGGACGACGCGCCCGCCGAGCGGGGACCCGTGGACGGCGCCGAGGGCGTTCACGGCGAGCACGACGAGCCAGCAGGGGACGCCGGCGGAGCCGAGGGGGTCGGCGGGGCCGAGCGCCTCGCGGAGGCGTACCTCGACCGGATCGAACCCGACGACCGCGCGGAGCGGGACCGGGCCGAGGCGGCGTTCTGGCGGGAACTGTTCGACGGGCTGGTCGCCGCCCTCCCGGAGAGCGCGCTCGTCGTCGACGACGGGGGGACGATCACCCACTGGAACGAGGCCCACTCCGAGATGGTCGGCATCGCCGAGGCCGAGGCAGTCGGCAACAACGCCCACGAGGTGCTCGGCACCGAGGGGGCCGAGGAGACGCTGGCCGAGGAGGTCGTGCGCGTCGGCGAGACGATCGCCGAGGACGCGATCCGCGAGATCCCGGCCAGCGACAAGGCGCTCCAGGTGTACGCCGTCCCGCTCGACGCGCCGGACGGCGAACCGGTCGGGGCGTTCTCGGTGGCGGCCGACGTGACCGACCACGTGCGGCGCCAGCGCGACCTCGAACGGCTCCAGTCGCGCGTGAGCGGCGCGGTCCGGGAGCGGACCGCCGACCTCGCCGACGCGGTCGAGGAGGTCGCCGAGTTCACCGACGACGCCGACCAGTTCGCCGCCGAGCAGGCCGAACGGATGCGCGAGGTCGCCGACGAAATGACCGAACAGAGCGCGACCGTCCAGGAGATCGCGGCAAGCGCCGAGCAGGTGACGGTCGCGAGCGACAGGACGCGGTCGCTCGTCGAGGACGGGGACGAGGCCGCGACCGAGGCCACCGAGGCGATGGGGAGCGTCGAGGGCGCCGCCGAGGAGGTCGCCGGTGCCGTCGACGACCTGACCGACCGGGCCGACGAGGTCGGCGAGGTGGTGGAGCTCATCGACGGCATCGCCGAGCAGACGAACATGCTGGCGCTCAACGCGAGCATCGAGGCGGCCCGCGCGGGCGAGGCGGGCGAGGGGTTCGCGGTCGTCGCCGACGAGGTGAAGTCGCTCGCCGAGGAGAGCCGCGAGCACGCCGAGCGCATCGAGACGCTCGTCGGCGACATGCAGGACCGGACCCACGAGACGGCGCGCCTGCTCGACGCGACGACCGGGGAAGTGGCCGCCGCCATCGAGCGCATAGAGGGGGTGACCGAGTCGCTGTCGGACGTATCGGCGGCCGTCGAGGAGACGGCCGACGGCGCCGCGGGGGTCGCGGACGCGACCGACGACCAGGCCGCCTCCGCCGAGGAGGTCGCCGCGATGGTCGAGTCGTCGGTCGAGGCGATCGAGACGCTGGAGGGCCGCCTGGAGGCGGTCGCGGAGACGGCGGCCGAGGGCCGCCGGCAGGTCCGCGAGGTCGAGGCCAGCGTCGACGAGCTGCGGGAGGAGTGA
- a CDS encoding zinc metalloprotease, with protein MNGLSFSAAERRDLLVAWLALGVAFALFFLGGGPALTNALSAGEVGALTSAFVVSLLTAGVAFLLHELAHKVVAVRFGQQAAFRADYGMLFLAVVSALAGFLFAAPGAVHHRGHITPRQHGLIALAGPATNVVLGALFLPLWVVGTRIGLGPLGLVGSYGVAVNFFLAAFNLIPFGPLDGATVRKWSTPIWLVSFLVSAVLAVILGLSVL; from the coding sequence GTGAACGGCCTCTCCTTCTCCGCGGCCGAGCGGCGCGACCTGCTCGTCGCGTGGCTGGCGCTCGGCGTCGCGTTCGCGCTGTTCTTCCTCGGCGGCGGCCCGGCGCTGACGAACGCGCTCTCGGCCGGCGAGGTCGGGGCGCTCACGTCCGCGTTCGTCGTGAGCCTGCTCACCGCCGGCGTCGCGTTCCTCCTGCACGAACTCGCCCACAAGGTCGTCGCGGTCAGGTTCGGCCAGCAGGCGGCGTTCCGCGCCGACTACGGAATGCTGTTCCTCGCGGTCGTCTCCGCGCTGGCCGGCTTCCTCTTCGCCGCGCCGGGTGCGGTCCACCATCGGGGGCACATCACCCCGCGCCAGCACGGCCTCATCGCGCTCGCCGGCCCCGCGACGAACGTCGTGCTCGGCGCGCTGTTCCTCCCGCTGTGGGTGGTCGGAACCCGGATCGGCCTCGGGCCGCTCGGGCTCGTCGGCTCCTACGGCGTCGCCGTGAACTTCTTCCTCGCGGCGTTCAACCTGATCCCGTTCGGCCCGCTCGACGGCGCGACCGTCCGGAAGTGGAGCACGCCGATCTGGCTCGTCAGCTTCCTCGTCAGCGCCGTGCTGGCGGTGATCCTCGGGCTCAGCGTCCTGTGA
- a CDS encoding NAD-dependent succinate-semialdehyde dehydrogenase: protein MESVNPATGETLETYEEHTDAEVDEALDAATAAFEEWSDESFAHRRTLLTEVADLLRDRVDEYAELMVAEMGKPISQARAEVEKCATGCDYYAEHAEEHLADEVIGTEADAHTLVSYEPLGPVLSVMPWNFPFWQMFRFAAPNLAAGNVSLLKHASNVPGCAVAIEELFRDAGFPEGALQSLLVGSDEVDDVIEDERIRAVTLTGSVGAGRSVGETAGAELKPSVLELGGSDPFVVLEDAPIDRTVRSAVYGRCQNNGESCIAAKRFVVVDDVYEEFLDRLVEGMEGLTIGDPTDEGTELGPMAQEGLMDGLHEQVEATADAGATVHVGGEPMDREGNYYPPTVLSEIPDGSPADDEELFGPVASVWRVDDEAEAIERANDTQFGLGASVWTGDPERGERVAREFEAGCCFVNEIVKSDPRLPFGGVKHSGYGRELSRHGIREFVNRKTVWVQHGDSPTGLDSLSE from the coding sequence ATGGAGAGCGTGAACCCGGCGACCGGCGAGACGCTGGAGACGTACGAGGAACACACCGATGCCGAGGTGGACGAGGCGCTCGACGCGGCGACGGCGGCGTTCGAGGAGTGGAGCGACGAGTCGTTCGCGCACCGCCGGACGCTGCTGACCGAGGTCGCCGACCTGCTCCGCGACCGGGTCGACGAGTACGCCGAACTGATGGTCGCCGAGATGGGGAAACCGATCTCGCAGGCCCGGGCGGAGGTGGAAAAGTGCGCGACCGGCTGTGACTACTACGCCGAACACGCGGAGGAGCACCTGGCCGACGAGGTGATCGGCACGGAGGCCGACGCGCACACGCTCGTCTCCTACGAACCGCTCGGGCCGGTGCTGTCGGTGATGCCGTGGAACTTCCCGTTCTGGCAGATGTTCCGCTTCGCCGCGCCGAACCTCGCCGCCGGCAACGTGAGCCTGCTGAAACACGCCTCGAACGTCCCGGGCTGTGCGGTCGCCATCGAGGAACTGTTCCGGGACGCGGGCTTCCCGGAGGGGGCGTTGCAGTCGCTGCTCGTCGGGTCGGACGAGGTCGACGATGTCATCGAGGACGAGCGGATCCGCGCGGTCACGCTCACCGGCAGCGTGGGGGCGGGCCGCTCGGTCGGCGAGACCGCCGGGGCCGAACTGAAGCCCTCCGTGCTCGAACTGGGCGGGAGCGACCCGTTCGTGGTGCTCGAGGACGCCCCGATCGACCGGACCGTCCGGAGCGCGGTGTACGGCCGCTGTCAGAACAACGGCGAGTCCTGCATCGCGGCCAAGCGGTTCGTCGTCGTCGACGACGTGTACGAGGAGTTCCTCGACCGGCTCGTCGAGGGGATGGAGGGGTTGACGATCGGCGACCCGACGGACGAGGGGACGGAGCTCGGACCGATGGCACAGGAGGGGCTCATGGATGGACTCCACGAGCAGGTGGAGGCGACCGCCGACGCGGGCGCGACGGTCCACGTCGGCGGCGAGCCGATGGACCGCGAGGGGAACTACTACCCGCCGACGGTGCTCTCGGAGATCCCGGACGGGTCGCCCGCGGACGACGAGGAGCTCTTCGGGCCGGTCGCGTCCGTCTGGCGGGTCGACGACGAGGCGGAGGCGATCGAGAGGGCGAACGACACGCAGTTCGGCCTCGGGGCGAGCGTGTGGACCGGCGACCCGGAGCGGGGCGAACGGGTCGCCCGCGAGTTCGAGGCGGGCTGCTGTTTCGTCAACGAGATCGTCAAGTCCGACCCGCGGCTCCCGTTCGGCGGCGTCAAACACTCGGGGTACGGCCGCGAACTCTCCCGACACGGCATCAGGGAGTTCGTGAACCGCAAGACTGTGTGGGTCCAGCACGGCGACTCGCCCACGGGGCTGGACTCCCTGTCGGAATGA
- a CDS encoding bifunctional nuclease family protein, whose amino-acid sequence MDHEAEVAGIGVGVGPDGEEVPAVVLRVREELLPIFVTRDQAQSIRLAMDGSVFERPLTHDLFVEMLTEFGGAVDAVRIDDITDGTFYGKIDAERYEDGEPEKFVFDARPSDAIALATRFECPILVSDEVIDAAGQSPESVEMNGPEEFGDDDPGL is encoded by the coding sequence ATGGATCACGAGGCGGAGGTCGCCGGCATCGGCGTGGGTGTCGGCCCCGACGGCGAGGAGGTCCCCGCGGTCGTGCTCCGCGTGCGCGAGGAGCTGCTGCCCATCTTCGTGACGCGCGACCAGGCGCAGTCGATCCGGCTCGCGATGGACGGGAGCGTGTTCGAGCGCCCCCTCACCCACGACCTGTTCGTGGAGATGCTCACCGAGTTCGGCGGCGCCGTGGACGCGGTTCGGATCGACGACATCACCGACGGGACCTTCTACGGCAAGATCGACGCCGAACGGTACGAGGACGGCGAACCGGAGAAGTTCGTCTTCGACGCGCGCCCCAGCGACGCCATCGCGCTGGCGACGCGGTTCGAGTGCCCCATCCTCGTGAGCGACGAGGTGATCGACGCCGCCGGCCAGTCGCCCGAGTCGGTGGAGATGAACGGCCCTGAGGAGTTTGGCGACGACGACCCGGGGCTCTAG
- a CDS encoding acetolactate synthase large subunit codes for MTVSDLVVRCLEAEGVEYVFGLPGEELEDLLFSLRDSEVTFVPTRHEQGAAFMANVHGRLTGEAGVCLATLGPGATNLITGVADAQLDKAPLVAITGQGGRERLHKESHQRLDVVHAFEPLVKWNAQLSDAAATAETVRKAFKVAEYEKPGATHVEVPEDVAAESTGAEPLPTRDAVTRPAPAEGAISAAVETLEAAERPLVLAGNGAVRTDAADALRSFVDSTGIPVVATYMGKGALSDRDERSLMTIDSGPDGEAAGAVERADCVLAVGYDIAEHDPAGWNPDRDKRVVHLDSEPAEVYAHYVPDVEIVADPSTGLSRLAESMGSRWDAWCVDAHERVYEHATERPQAADPVTVTNTLPFLREAMADGDVLISDVGSHKLAIARDFPTYEPGRCVISNGLASMGIAVPGGLAADLALEDDVVVATGDGGFLMNAAELETATRLGCSFTVVVYRDGEYGVVAEHQQQHRGESVGTRFGNPDLVAFAESFGVSATRAETLGGFADALDAVEADELSLVEVVLSEPPDRRA; via the coding sequence ATGACCGTCTCCGATCTCGTCGTCCGCTGTCTGGAGGCCGAGGGCGTCGAGTACGTGTTCGGCCTCCCCGGGGAGGAACTGGAGGACCTCCTGTTCTCGCTGCGGGACTCCGAGGTGACGTTCGTCCCGACCCGCCACGAACAGGGCGCCGCGTTCATGGCGAACGTCCACGGCCGGCTGACCGGCGAGGCGGGGGTGTGTCTCGCCACGCTCGGCCCCGGCGCGACGAACCTCATCACGGGCGTCGCGGACGCCCAGCTCGACAAGGCGCCGCTGGTCGCCATCACGGGCCAGGGCGGGCGCGAGCGGCTCCACAAGGAGAGCCACCAGCGGCTCGACGTCGTCCACGCGTTCGAGCCGCTCGTGAAGTGGAACGCGCAGCTCTCGGACGCGGCGGCGACCGCCGAGACGGTCCGGAAGGCGTTCAAGGTCGCCGAGTACGAGAAGCCCGGCGCCACCCACGTCGAGGTCCCCGAGGACGTCGCGGCCGAGTCGACCGGCGCCGAGCCGCTGCCGACGCGGGACGCGGTGACCAGACCCGCCCCCGCGGAGGGGGCGATCTCGGCGGCGGTCGAGACGCTGGAGGCCGCCGAACGCCCCCTCGTGCTCGCCGGCAACGGCGCGGTCCGAACGGACGCGGCGGACGCGCTCCGCTCGTTCGTGGACTCGACGGGGATCCCCGTCGTCGCGACCTACATGGGGAAGGGGGCGCTGTCGGACCGGGACGAGCGCTCGCTGATGACGATCGACTCGGGGCCCGACGGGGAGGCGGCCGGCGCGGTCGAGCGCGCCGACTGCGTGCTCGCGGTCGGCTACGACATCGCGGAGCACGACCCGGCCGGCTGGAACCCCGACCGCGACAAGCGGGTGGTCCACCTCGACTCCGAGCCGGCGGAGGTGTACGCCCACTACGTCCCCGACGTCGAGATCGTGGCGGACCCCTCGACGGGCCTCTCGCGGCTCGCCGAGTCGATGGGGAGCCGGTGGGACGCGTGGTGCGTCGACGCCCACGAACGGGTGTACGAGCACGCGACCGAGCGCCCGCAGGCGGCCGACCCGGTGACGGTGACCAACACGCTCCCGTTCCTCCGCGAGGCGATGGCCGACGGGGACGTGCTGATCTCGGACGTCGGGAGCCACAAGCTGGCCATCGCCCGCGACTTCCCGACGTACGAGCCGGGCCGCTGCGTCATCTCGAACGGGCTGGCGAGCATGGGCATCGCGGTCCCGGGCGGTCTCGCGGCGGACCTCGCGCTGGAGGACGACGTGGTCGTGGCGACCGGCGACGGCGGCTTCCTGATGAACGCCGCGGAACTGGAGACGGCGACGCGGCTCGGCTGCTCGTTCACGGTCGTCGTCTACCGCGACGGCGAGTACGGGGTCGTCGCGGAACACCAGCAACAGCACCGCGGCGAGTCGGTCGGGACCCGGTTCGGGAACCCGGACCTCGTCGCGTTCGCCGAGAGCTTCGGCGTCTCGGCCACGCGAGCGGAGACGCTCGGGGGGTTCGCGGACGCGCTCGACGCGGTCGAGGCGGACGAACTGTCCCTGGTCGAGGTCGTCCTCTCGGAACCGCCGGACCGGCGCGCGTGA
- a CDS encoding pyridoxamine 5'-phosphate oxidase family protein, which yields MSAGIPPDIEERLVDERLVAHLATCRDGRPHVAPLWFRYDDGVVEIMTTGRKLENVRNNPRVALSVQEDEGGLPRWTVTLRGTATIVEDEDAAREANRRLNRKYGVEEDAWSGNELVRIHVGSATHRTYE from the coding sequence ATGTCCGCCGGAATCCCGCCGGATATCGAGGAGCGACTCGTCGACGAACGGCTCGTCGCACACCTCGCCACCTGCCGTGACGGCAGACCGCACGTCGCGCCCCTCTGGTTCCGATACGACGACGGCGTCGTCGAAATCATGACCACGGGGCGAAAGCTGGAGAACGTCCGGAACAACCCCCGGGTCGCCCTCTCGGTCCAGGAGGACGAGGGCGGGCTCCCGCGGTGGACGGTCACCCTCCGCGGGACGGCGACGATCGTCGAGGACGAGGACGCCGCCAGGGAGGCGAACCGGCGGCTCAACCGGAAGTACGGCGTCGAGGAGGACGCCTGGTCCGGGAACGAACTCGTCCGCATCCACGTCGGCTCCGCGACCCACCGCACGTACGAGTGA
- a CDS encoding glycerate kinase type-2 family protein, translating into MIRNREALATTPARETALACVEAGIEAAMPDRAVERALSLSGGTLAVRGETYDLDAYDRVLVVGGGKASARLARALVGLLGDRVDDGVVLVPESDAGEAGPVTLAPGGHPTPTDEGVEATRRALELARGSDERTLVLAAVTGGGSALFAAPADGVSLSAVTAVTRDLLDAGAAIDEINAVRTAVSAVKGGRLAAAATPATVVGLLLSDVVGDDPAVVASGPTVPAGSTPGAALAVLDEYDVTADEIRAFLADADPGPTSDDPTFDRVRTVVLADASTALDAAREAAADRGYDARVVSTGVTGEARDRGRSAAALARTARDCGDAPTVLLSGGETTVTVRGDGRGGPNCEYALAAGIALAGGDLGDGDDGDDGSGEDPGDGAHGDGEAVGEGAALAAVDTDGLDGSTDAAGAVVDGTTVEDPDEAREALARNDALGFLEGRGALRTGPTGTNVNDLRAWVVEGGRGR; encoded by the coding sequence ATGATCCGAAACCGCGAGGCGCTGGCGACCACCCCGGCGCGCGAGACGGCACTCGCCTGCGTCGAGGCCGGAATCGAGGCCGCGATGCCCGACCGGGCCGTCGAGCGCGCCCTCTCGCTCTCGGGCGGGACGCTCGCCGTCCGGGGGGAGACGTACGACCTCGACGCCTACGACCGCGTCCTCGTCGTGGGCGGCGGGAAGGCGTCGGCGCGACTCGCCCGGGCGCTCGTCGGCCTGCTCGGCGACCGCGTCGACGACGGGGTCGTGCTCGTCCCCGAGTCCGACGCGGGCGAGGCAGGACCGGTGACGCTCGCCCCCGGCGGCCACCCCACGCCGACCGACGAGGGGGTCGAGGCGACCCGGCGCGCGCTGGAACTCGCGCGCGGGTCCGACGAGCGGACGCTCGTGCTCGCGGCCGTGACCGGCGGCGGGAGCGCGCTGTTCGCGGCCCCCGCCGACGGCGTGTCGCTGTCGGCGGTCACGGCGGTCACCCGCGACCTGCTCGACGCCGGCGCCGCCATCGACGAGATCAACGCGGTGCGGACCGCCGTCTCCGCGGTGAAGGGGGGACGGCTCGCCGCCGCGGCCACCCCCGCGACCGTGGTCGGCCTCCTCCTGAGCGACGTGGTCGGGGACGACCCCGCCGTCGTCGCCAGCGGCCCGACCGTGCCCGCGGGGTCGACGCCTGGGGCGGCCCTGGCCGTGCTGGACGAGTACGACGTCACGGCCGACGAGATCCGGGCGTTCCTGGCGGACGCCGACCCCGGACCCACGTCGGACGACCCGACGTTCGACCGCGTCCGGACGGTCGTGCTCGCGGACGCGTCGACCGCCCTCGACGCAGCGCGGGAGGCCGCGGCCGACCGGGGCTACGACGCCCGGGTGGTCTCCACCGGCGTGACCGGCGAGGCGCGCGACCGGGGGAGGTCCGCCGCGGCGCTGGCCCGGACCGCTCGCGACTGCGGGGACGCGCCGACCGTCCTCCTCTCGGGCGGCGAGACGACCGTGACGGTCCGCGGCGACGGCCGGGGCGGCCCCAACTGCGAGTACGCGCTCGCCGCCGGAATCGCCCTCGCCGGGGGCGACCTCGGCGACGGCGACGACGGCGACGATGGTAGCGGGGAGGACCCCGGAGACGGCGCTCACGGCGACGGGGAGGCAGTCGGCGAGGGGGCCGCGCTCGCGGCGGTCGACACGGACGGCCTCGACGGCTCGACGGACGCGGCCGGCGCGGTCGTCGACGGGACGACCGTCGAGGACCCGGACGAGGCCCGGGAGGCGCTCGCGCGCAACGACGCGCTGGGCTTTCTCGAGGGGCGGGGTGCCCTGCGGACCGGGCCGACCGGGACGAACGTGAACGATCTCCGGGCGTGGGTCGTCGAGGGGGGACGGGGGCGCTGA
- the purM gene encoding phosphoribosylformylglycinamidine cyclo-ligase: MGDDGGNGDAGRTTERADGDAEELTYADAGVDIDASEAATAALVGAAAGGDLGADGSDYAGLLDIGDRYLALATDGVGTKLLVAEALGDYSTVGIDCIAMNANDLVAAGVRPVAFVDYLAVEEPDETFAEQVGEGLRTGAEAADVALVGGETAVMPEVVRGLDLAGTCAGLAPKDAVFDGTAEPGDALVGWESSGIHSNGLTLAREAVTREGTYADPCPLEGYDTLGEALLEPTRLYTDLLDPMREHGVRAAAHVTGGGWTNLERMGGLQYEIEDPWPAQPVFEFVRSAGNVSEEEMHRTFNVGTGFVAALAPADAEALAAETGGRVVGRVEAGEGVAIRGLEL; encoded by the coding sequence ATGGGAGACGACGGCGGGAACGGGGACGCTGGGAGGACCACCGAGCGCGCCGACGGGGACGCCGAGGAACTCACCTACGCCGACGCGGGCGTGGACATCGACGCGAGCGAGGCGGCGACGGCGGCGCTCGTCGGCGCCGCCGCGGGCGGCGACCTGGGCGCCGACGGAAGCGACTACGCCGGCCTGCTGGACATCGGCGACCGCTACCTCGCGCTCGCGACCGACGGCGTCGGCACGAAACTGCTCGTCGCGGAGGCGCTCGGGGACTACTCGACGGTCGGGATCGACTGCATCGCGATGAACGCGAACGACCTCGTCGCGGCGGGCGTCCGTCCGGTCGCGTTCGTCGACTACCTCGCGGTCGAGGAGCCCGACGAGACGTTCGCCGAGCAGGTCGGCGAGGGGCTCCGCACGGGCGCGGAGGCGGCCGACGTCGCGCTCGTCGGCGGCGAGACGGCGGTGATGCCCGAGGTCGTCCGGGGGCTCGACCTCGCCGGGACCTGCGCGGGGCTCGCACCGAAGGACGCCGTGTTCGACGGGACCGCGGAGCCGGGGGACGCGCTCGTCGGCTGGGAGTCCTCGGGGATCCACTCGAACGGGCTCACCCTGGCCCGGGAGGCCGTCACGCGCGAGGGCACCTACGCGGACCCCTGCCCGCTCGAGGGATACGACACGCTGGGGGAGGCGCTGCTGGAGCCGACGCGGCTCTACACCGACCTCCTCGACCCGATGCGCGAGCACGGCGTCCGCGCGGCCGCACACGTCACCGGCGGCGGGTGGACCAACCTCGAGCGCATGGGCGGGCTTCAGTACGAGATCGAGGACCCGTGGCCGGCCCAGCCCGTGTTCGAGTTCGTGCGGTCGGCGGGGAACGTGAGCGAGGAGGAGATGCACCGGACGTTCAACGTGGGGACCGGGTTCGTCGCGGCGCTCGCCCCCGCGGACGCGGAGGCGCTCGCGGCCGAGACCGGCGGTCGGGTCGTGGGCCGCGTCGAGGCGGGCGAGGGCGTGGCGATCCGCGGGCTTGAACTGTAA
- a CDS encoding TraB/GumN family protein, protein MNDDPADAAPTPPRPSRAAGEGSVRIVGTAHVSAESVEEVEAVVDEERPDVVAVELDEGRYRQMKGETPDDLDPGDLLQGNTVFQFLAYWMLSYVQNRLGDRFDVEPGADMLAAVETAERLGLDVALVDRDIQTTIQRFWARMSLVEKARMVGALAFGVTDPRIAGVAFGLLVGVLLGPVFGLFGGALGLTDALLARVTTGAWAGVVAAMLANFLAAEFELRSVPGVFASLAVGALVGVAAFLTGAGVDAVTGLLSPFVVGAMGSIVLGLLVGFGVGLLAAVVMSVTGVGLAAEEDLDDFEGFDPAELTDADVVTAMMEEFRQFSPGGAAALIDERDAYIAHRLVRLRESGFSVVAIVGAGHREGIERYLESPGTLPPMESLTGTAEPGGVPWGKVVGYGVSVAFLAFFLLLAMAGVRNERLLTLFGAWFLINGAFAAGLAKAAGARWSSASVGGLVAWMTSINPLLAPGWFTGYMELRHLTVNVADIGRLNDLLSDETRPLGEVIADMFDVPLFRLIMIVAATNVGSIVASALFALYVVPQFFGAADVNVTQLMLEGARESARVVWGVLA, encoded by the coding sequence ATGAACGACGACCCCGCAGACGCCGCTCCGACCCCTCCGCGGCCCTCCAGGGCGGCGGGCGAGGGGAGCGTCCGCATCGTCGGCACCGCCCACGTCTCCGCCGAGTCCGTCGAGGAGGTCGAGGCGGTCGTCGACGAGGAGCGGCCCGACGTCGTCGCGGTCGAACTCGACGAGGGGCGCTACCGGCAGATGAAGGGGGAGACGCCCGACGACCTCGACCCGGGCGACCTCCTGCAGGGGAACACCGTCTTCCAGTTTCTCGCCTACTGGATGCTCTCGTACGTCCAGAACCGGCTGGGCGACCGCTTCGACGTCGAACCCGGCGCGGACATGCTCGCGGCCGTCGAGACGGCAGAGCGGCTGGGGCTCGACGTGGCGCTCGTCGACCGGGACATCCAGACCACCATCCAGCGGTTCTGGGCCCGGATGTCGCTCGTGGAGAAGGCCCGGATGGTCGGCGCGCTCGCGTTCGGGGTCACCGACCCCCGCATCGCCGGGGTCGCCTTCGGCCTGCTCGTCGGCGTCCTGCTCGGCCCCGTCTTCGGGCTGTTCGGCGGCGCGCTCGGCCTGACCGACGCGCTGCTGGCCCGGGTCACGACCGGCGCGTGGGCCGGCGTCGTCGCGGCGATGCTGGCGAACTTCCTCGCGGCGGAGTTCGAGTTGCGCTCGGTCCCCGGGGTGTTCGCCTCCCTCGCGGTCGGCGCGCTCGTCGGCGTCGCGGCGTTCCTCACCGGCGCGGGCGTCGACGCCGTCACCGGCCTGCTCTCGCCGTTCGTCGTCGGCGCGATGGGGAGCATCGTGCTGGGGCTGCTCGTCGGCTTCGGCGTCGGGCTCCTCGCCGCGGTCGTCATGAGCGTCACCGGCGTCGGACTCGCCGCCGAGGAGGACCTGGACGACTTCGAGGGGTTCGACCCCGCGGAGTTGACCGACGCCGACGTGGTGACCGCGATGATGGAGGAGTTCCGCCAGTTCTCCCCCGGCGGCGCGGCGGCGCTCATCGACGAGCGGGACGCCTACATCGCCCACCGGCTCGTGAGGCTCCGGGAGTCGGGGTTCTCGGTCGTCGCCATCGTCGGCGCCGGCCACCGCGAGGGGATCGAACGGTACCTCGAGTCCCCGGGGACGCTTCCGCCGATGGAGTCGCTCACGGGCACCGCCGAACCCGGGGGCGTTCCGTGGGGCAAGGTCGTCGGCTACGGCGTCTCGGTCGCGTTCCTGGCCTTCTTCCTCCTGCTCGCCATGGCCGGCGTTCGAAACGAGCGGCTCCTCACCCTGTTCGGCGCCTGGTTCCTCATCAACGGGGCGTTCGCGGCGGGGCTGGCCAAGGCCGCGGGCGCCCGCTGGTCCTCCGCGAGCGTCGGCGGGCTGGTCGCGTGGATGACCTCCATCAACCCGCTGCTCGCGCCGGGCTGGTTCACCGGCTACATGGAACTGCGCCACCTCACCGTCAACGTCGCCGACATCGGCCGGCTGAACGACCTCCTCTCGGACGAGACGCGCCCGCTCGGCGAGGTGATCGCGGACATGTTCGACGTGCCGCTGTTCCGGCTGATCATGATCGTCGCGGCCACGAACGTCGGGAGTATCGTCGCGAGCGCGCTGTTCGCGCTCTACGTCGTCCCGCAGTTCTTCGGCGCCGCGGACGTGAACGTCACGCAACTGATGCTTGAGGGCGCCCGCGAGAGCGCCCGCGTCGTCTGGGGTGTGCTGGCGTGA